The genome window TCAATTTGTCTTAATGTCGCTTGGAATTCTTCGGGGGTTTGCAAACTGCTTTCATAGGAGGCGGCCTGGTGTTTGCGCCAGTTTGTTACAGACGCATAAGGCGTCAGAAACGGCTTACTCAACTGTTTTCGAATAAACTCCCTCAGCAAAAATTTATCGGCCCCCGGCAATCGTTTTATCCTCTCATAGGCAGCCGGAACGTTTCTTCCGCCAAAAACAGCGGCATCCGGCGGCAAATTTAAGCCGGGCACCCCCACCGCGGAGATTCCTTTTGCCAGATGCTGAGACACCCCCGCTGGCCGGGCCATCCCCGCGCGCACGGCCGGCAGCAGATTTTTCTGCGCATAGGCGGGCACCGTTAAACATAACATAAAAAACAAATAAGACTTTCTCATATTATTACTATACCGCTTTCGGCCTTCCAAGAACAGAGTCATTGGGCCTATAAATTTTTTTCCAAAAGTCCTATTCTTTTTGGGCCCTGATTTGCTTTACAGCACCTCGTACTCGCTGTTGGCAAATTCGCATTTGCCACCCGCGCTTCGCGCGCGCACGGGAGCGGCAAACGTAAGGGCCAGGGCGTCTGCCGTGTCGGGGCTTTTGCCGCAGCGCTCTTTGATTTTTTCTTTCGGCTCCAGGCGCAAGCGTCCGGCGGCGTCAAAGTCATAACACACTTGGCACAAATCCGCTTTCAGTTCCGCACACTCCGGCAGGGCGCCTCCCGCCTTTATCCACGCCGCCATTTCCCCCCACATTTCCGCCCGCTTGTTGGCATACTGCCCCGGGCGGGCCGGCGCGCCGCCGAAAGGCACTTCCGTTACGCTAAACCCCAGCTGGCGCAGGCGGTCAATCACGCCGCCGCCGCAACCGGCATCCACAAACACCGCATCAGGATGAAACGTTTCTATCTGCCGGGCCGCCCGTTCGGCCAGGGCCATATTGTCCAACTGCCGAAATACCAGCGGCTCCCACGTTTTTAACCCCTGACGCAAAAAGATGACGCTGCGGTCGTTTCCGAAACGGGCCGGATCAATGCCGATGATTTTGGGTGCAAAACGCACTTCGGCCGGCGCATAACGGCGCGCACAGGCCTGCAGGACGCAGTCTATGGGGATTAATACATTCTCCGCCGAGGCCGTAAAATCGCACAGGTATTCCTGCCTGAAAATGTTGGCGGGTGTTTCCCGGCGCAGGCGCTCGAGTTCCCCCGGAGAGATGACGCCCGATTCATCGGCGCGGAATACGCCCACCCACCACACGCCGGGCTCTTCCTGCGCGGCCTTTTGGGCGCGGTTAAACAGTTCAAAAAATGCGTTTTGCCCTTTGGGCGTACCCATAAACACGGCCCACCCTTCCCGCGAAAGAAGCATCGGGCGGATAATTTCGGTAAACACATCGGGCTTAATCTGGGCGTATTCGTCCAACACAACGCCGTCTGCATATGTGCCGCGCAGGGCGTCTGGATTATCGGCGCCGCACACCCAAATCCGCGCGCCGTTGGGCAGGCGCAGGCACAGTTCCGCTTCGTTTACGCCCACGCCCGGCAGCGGGGCCGAATAACGTTTTAAATAATCCCAGGCAATCATTTTGGCCTGCTTTAAAAAAGGCGCCAAATAGAAATAGCGCGAATGCGGCCGCGTGTTCTGCAGGGCTTTTTTAAGCAAGTGATTAACGGCGCAGACGGTCTTGCCCAGCTGGCGATGGGTAACCAGCACGCAAAAGCGGTGCGTTTCCAGCTGGGGGTGAATTTGACGCTGCGCCAGGCGCGGATGATAGGGGATGGTAATCAGCCAATCGGAAGGTTGTTTTTTCATTTCTCGCTCTCCCAGCGCACCACCAGCGGCGCAGGTTGGGAAGGTTCTTCTTTGCCGTCCTTCCAACCCAAAAGATTTTTGGCGGTAAATACCGCAAAGGAAGCGGAATAATTGCCGCGCAGGCTGTTTTGAATTAAGATATTGCCCTGCAAATCGCGCGCTTTGGCGGCGGCTTGGCGAAAGGCGGGATGTTTTTCTTCCCATTCTTTCAGCACGCGGCACGTCGTGCCAAGCATTTTGGCAAAGGCGGCAAAAGTGGGCAATTCGGCGGCGGTTTCCACGAGGGAAATGCTTCCGTCGCGTTTGGCTACTTCCGTTACGGTAAAAGGCGCAACGTCAAAAAACCGCAGCAGACGCTCGCAAAATTCAGGTTGGTATTTTAACGGTTTTTCCCGCGTTTTTAACGTGCGGGCACGGGTTTTGGCAGGCATAAAAACTCCTTGGTAAGCAAACGGCATGACAGCCAAGCCTGTACAAACAGGCACGGCCAAAACCGGAAAAAGAAAAGAGGAAAACGGGCGGACGCCCCAGATAAAAAAATTACAAACCGCACAGTGCGTTTTATAATAAAATTATTATAGCAAAATAAGTGCTTTTTGTCAATAGAAAAAGCAACCAACACCCCGTTAAACTCCGCCGCAGACAAAAAAACGCGGCCCTTTAACAGGCCGCGTTTTAAAACCAACTTGCCCACGCTACACGCCGGTTACGTTAAAATGTTTCCACCGACCGGAGAGAAACCGCCCCAGCATAAAAACCGCCGTTAGCGCCGCGTAGAACGTCAGCCAGCTCCATACCCAAAACACAGACCACTGCAGCTTATACACAATCAGCCACGTACCGGGAATCAGCAACCCCCATGCACAGAACAGCATGATGTACATATAAAACTTGGTATCGCCCGCACCGCGGATGGCCTCGCCGAAAATCAAATACGTCGCGTCAAAAATTACAAAGAAGCTTACCAGTTTCATCAGCGGATAGGTCTTTTCGCTGATCAAGGCCGCATCCGGCGACGAGGCCGGGATAAACAGCCCCACAAAAAACGGCGCGAAAAAGAAGAACGCCACTCCCACCGCGCCCGCATAGGCATACCCGATTTTGCAGGCATTTTTAATGACCTGCACGCTCAAATCCGGCCGCTTTAGGCCTTGGTATTTGCTGACCAGAATTTGGATGCCGATGCCCAGGCCTAAAATAACCGTAAACACCACCGGCTGCATGGACATTACCACATTGCTCGCCTGCAAAGAAAGCGTATCAATGTTGCCAATCATAAACGTAAAGAGGGTAAAAGAAAGAATGTCCATCAAAAACCCAAATCCGTTGGGCAGCCCAAAGCGAAGCAGGCGGGAAAAAACGGGTTTATAAAATCCGGCCAAGCGGCTTATTTTAAATTCCTTGCGCGTTTTTCCGGCAAAAATCAGGGTGCAGAAAATAAGCGTAATAGACGCACTGCCGATAATCGTGGCCCACGCCGCACCCTTAATGCCCATGGCCGGAAAACCCAGCTTGCCGAAAATCATCACATAATCCAACCCCACGTTGACGAGGTTTCCCACCACGGCCGCCCACATGGGAATTTTGGTATGCCCGCGCCCGCTGAAAAAGCTGGCCAGCGCGTTATTGATGACCGCCAGCCCGCCAAAAATGTTTAAAATTGCAAAGTACTCCAGTTCCAGCACGCGCACGGGGGCATCGTGCCCGAAGGCATTAATGACCGCCTTTCCGGCAGGCGTCAGCCCTGCCAGCACCAGTGACGACAGCACCGCCAGCAGAATCCCCTGCCACAGCGAAACCGTTACCGAGGCGTATTTTTTCTTTGCATAGTACTGGGAAATAAAAACACTGGTATAACTGGCCAGCCCCATAAACATAGCGGCAAACGTCATAGCCAGTACGCCGGCCGGCACACAGGCCGCCAGCGCCTCGTGGGAATACCACGCCAAAAACATCCGGTCTACAAATTGCATGACTACTTGCGCGGCCATGGTTACAACCAGCGGATACGATAAATGCCACAGCTCGCCCAGCGAGGCCTGCGGATATATTTTCTTCGCCATCACAACAACTTCCTCCTTCTTTTCTGCCTTAGTCAGGCAGAAAAAAGCCCTGAGCCTGACGGTTCAGGGCTTTTTAAAAGTCTTTCAAAAATTACAGTTTGACGACTTTTACGGCCTTGGGGCCTTTTTCGGATTCCACGACTTCGAATTCCACTTCCTGACCTTCGGCCAAGGTTTTGAAACCGTCGCCCTGAATTTCCTGATAGTGAACAAAGAGATCTTTAGAACCGTCTTCGGGGGTTACGAAACCGTAACCTTTCTGGTCATTAAACCACTTAACTTTTCCTTTAGGCATTTTACTATATACTTCCTTTTATGAATTATCAGGTACTTAAACTTAATAAGTACCTACAACTATTATACTATAAATCTGCAAAAATGGCACATTTGTTTTTAGAAAATTTTTTCAACGGGGTTTTTCCGTAAAAGGGGTATAATGATTATATGAAAATAATGGAAGCCGTGCCCAATATATCAGAAGGAAAAGACCCCAAGATTATAGCGGCCTGCGCCCAAGCGGCCCGGCAGGCGTGCGCGCAGGCAAAACTGCTGCACACAGACAGCAACCCCGACGCCAACCGCACCGTGCTGACGCTGGCCGGCACGCCCGAAGGAGTGCGCCGCGCGGCTTTTGCGCTGATGCAAACAGCCACCCGGCTGATTGACATGCGCCTTCAACACGGGGCCCACCCGCGCTTGGGCGCGGTGGACGTGTGCCCGTTTGTGCCCGTAGCGGGCATGACGCTGGCCGAAGCCACCGAACAAGCGCGCCTACTAGGGCAGGAAGCCGCCGAACAATTAGGCATTCCCGTTTATTTTTACGAAGCCAACGCCCGGCAGGAAAACCGCAAAAATTTGGCTTTTATCCGCCGCGGCGAATACGAAAGCCTGCCCCAAAAACTTGCCGAACTGCCGCCCGATTTGGGCCCGCGGGAATTTTCGCCGCATGTTGCCAAAACGGGTGCAGTGGTGATCGGCGCACGGAATTTTTTACTGGCGTTTAACGTGTCCTTAAACACGCAGGATACGGCGGCCGCCAAGGAAATAGCGGGCGTCCTGCGCGAAAAAAACGGCGGACTGCCCGCCGTAAAAGCCATCGGCTGGCTGATGCCGGGCTACCAAGCTGCGCAGGTTTCGTTTAACCTGACGGATTTTCATAAAACAGGCTTGGCGCAAGTCTTTGAAGCGTGCCGGCGGGAAGCTGAGGCGCGCGGGCTAAGCGTAACGGGCAGCGAGCTTATTGGACTG of Elusimicrobium sp. An273 contains these proteins:
- a CDS encoding MATE family efflux transporter; this encodes MAKKIYPQASLGELWHLSYPLVVTMAAQVVMQFVDRMFLAWYSHEALAACVPAGVLAMTFAAMFMGLASYTSVFISQYYAKKKYASVTVSLWQGILLAVLSSLVLAGLTPAGKAVINAFGHDAPVRVLELEYFAILNIFGGLAVINNALASFFSGRGHTKIPMWAAVVGNLVNVGLDYVMIFGKLGFPAMGIKGAAWATIIGSASITLIFCTLIFAGKTRKEFKISRLAGFYKPVFSRLLRFGLPNGFGFLMDILSFTLFTFMIGNIDTLSLQASNVVMSMQPVVFTVILGLGIGIQILVSKYQGLKRPDLSVQVIKNACKIGYAYAGAVGVAFFFFAPFFVGLFIPASSPDAALISEKTYPLMKLVSFFVIFDATYLIFGEAIRGAGDTKFYMYIMLFCAWGLLIPGTWLIVYKLQWSVFWVWSWLTFYAALTAVFMLGRFLSGRWKHFNVTGV
- a CDS encoding cold shock domain-containing protein; its protein translation is MPKGKVKWFNDQKGYGFVTPEDGSKDLFVHYQEIQGDGFKTLAEGQEVEFEVVESEKGPKAVKVVKL
- a CDS encoding terminase large subunit domain-containing protein — protein: MKKQPSDWLITIPYHPRLAQRQIHPQLETHRFCVLVTHRQLGKTVCAVNHLLKKALQNTRPHSRYFYLAPFLKQAKMIAWDYLKRYSAPLPGVGVNEAELCLRLPNGARIWVCGADNPDALRGTYADGVVLDEYAQIKPDVFTEIIRPMLLSREGWAVFMGTPKGQNAFFELFNRAQKAAQEEPGVWWVGVFRADESGVISPGELERLRRETPANIFRQEYLCDFTASAENVLIPIDCVLQACARRYAPAEVRFAPKIIGIDPARFGNDRSVIFLRQGLKTWEPLVFRQLDNMALAERAARQIETFHPDAVFVDAGCGGGVIDRLRQLGFSVTEVPFGGAPARPGQYANKRAEMWGEMAAWIKAGGALPECAELKADLCQVCYDFDAAGRLRLEPKEKIKERCGKSPDTADALALTFAAPVRARSAGGKCEFANSEYEVL
- the ftcD gene encoding glutamate formimidoyltransferase encodes the protein MKIMEAVPNISEGKDPKIIAACAQAARQACAQAKLLHTDSNPDANRTVLTLAGTPEGVRRAAFALMQTATRLIDMRLQHGAHPRLGAVDVCPFVPVAGMTLAEATEQARLLGQEAAEQLGIPVYFYEANARQENRKNLAFIRRGEYESLPQKLAELPPDLGPREFSPHVAKTGAVVIGARNFLLAFNVSLNTQDTAAAKEIAGVLREKNGGLPAVKAIGWLMPGYQAAQVSFNLTDFHKTGLAQVFEACRREAEARGLSVTGSELIGLAPQEALAAAGRFYLPDCQDTHTLLRQAVLRLGLNKIRPFHLRERILEFRLQEELQQGK